AGCTCGGCAAGACGCTCGAGCGTCGCGTCGACGAGGTACAGCGGCTGCTCAAGCTGACCGAGCGCGTGAATCAGGCCCTGCTCCTCGGGGACGCGCTCGACGTGGTCTGGGAGAGCTTCCGCTCGGTCATCCCGTACGACCGGCTCGGCTGCGCGCTGATCGACGACACCGGCACGCGCGTTCGCTCCGTGTGGATGCGTTCCACCGCGCAGGAGGCGGTGCTCGAGAACGGCTACGAGGCGCCGCTCGCCGGCAGCTCGCTCGAGCGGATCCTCGATACGGGAGAGCCGCGCATCCTCGAGGACCTCGAGGCCTATCTCGCGGCGCATCCGGGCTCCGAATCCACGCGTTTGATCCTGCGCGAGGGGATCCGTTCCTCCTTGACCTGCCCCCTCGCTTCCATGGGCAAGCCGGTCGGCTTTCTCTTCTTCTCGAGCATGCGGCCGCGCACCTACGCGGCGCGGCACGTGTCGGTTTTCATGACCATCGCGGGCCAGATCTCGACCATCGTGGAGAAGTCCCGGCTCTTCGAGGAGCTGCTCCGGGCGAAACAGGAGCTGGACGAGGCGAACCAGAAGCTGGCCCAGGTGGCCTCGGTGGACCCGCTCACGGAGATCCCGAACCGCCGCACGCTCGACGAGCGCCTGGCCCGCGAATGGCGCCGCGCTGCACGGAGCGGCCGGGCTGTGTCGCTCCTGGTCATCGATATCGACCACTTCAAGGAGTACAACGACCGTCACGGGCATCTGGCCGGCGACGAGAGCCTGAAGGCGGTCGCCCGTTGCCTGGCCACGAGCCTGCGCCGCGGGGGGGATTTCGTGGCCCGCTACGGGGGCGAGGAGTTCG
The sequence above is a segment of the Deltaproteobacteria bacterium genome. Coding sequences within it:
- a CDS encoding diguanylate cyclase codes for the protein MTQPTNRMRRISSLLEVTRALRDGRFQVDLPEGPDDEFGELGEALAELGKTLERRVDEVQRLLKLTERVNQALLLGDALDVVWESFRSVIPYDRLGCALIDDTGTRVRSVWMRSTAQEAVLENGYEAPLAGSSLERILDTGEPRILEDLEAYLAAHPGSESTRLILREGIRSSLTCPLASMGKPVGFLFFSSMRPRTYAARHVSVFMTIAGQISTIVEKSRLFEELLRAKQELDEANQKLAQVASVDPLTEIPNRRTLDERLAREWRRAARSGRAVSLLVIDIDHFKEYNDRHGHLAGDESLKAVARCLATSLRRGGDFVARYGGEEFVVVLPETDERGLPIVAEYLRQRVMQLEIDHGASSTGEHLTISLGGAVAVPGAVPEVEPSEALARADAALYEAKKEGRNRIRVHRPPTGEELALRRRPTVQLDVSAAGEGQDLG